From Bacteroides uniformis:
CAGGAAGTCGATAAGACGGTTCCGCTTGATGGGAAGCAGCAGGTAGGGCTTCACTTCCTGGGTGGGTGTTTTTTGGAAAGGCAGGCGTATCAGGAAATCCAGCACAAGGACAAATATCAATCCGGAATTCATTACGTGATAGGCTTCTGTGGCACCGCCGTCAAAGGCGAATGCAAAGGTCGTACCGAAGAATATCAGGTAACCGGCCCAGAAGACAAACATGAAGTACATCCAGAATTTTCCGAATTTACTTTTTTCGTACATCGGATTTCGTTTTTCTGCCAGTTTTCCGTGCTTGCGCAAATCTAAGAAAAGACTCATAGTATTTGTATATATAGAGTTTGTATAAAAAAAGCTGCGCTGCCTTTCATCGAACAACGCAGCCTTCTGTGTGTATGGCTCTCTTATTCTTTGTCAGGAGTTTCAGGACTGATCATTGATACCTCAATCTCGTTCTTCTGCTTGAACAAGTCGTCGGTGAACTTCTGGATGTCCTTCACGGTGATGCTGTTGACAATCTGTTCGTAATCCTTTATCGGATTCATACCGGTGAACAGGTATTCGTCAATGCTTCCCAGCCAGTAGCTGTTCTCCTTCAAGTCTTCGGCATGTTTCTTCAGCATGAACTCCTTCACTTTATTCAAGTCTCCTTCCGACGGACCTGCTTTGGCGATGTTGTCGAGTTCTGCAAAGATAATCTGCATCAGCTTTTCTCTTTTTGCCGGAGCGGTTTCGAATACAATCTGCAAGAGAGCCTTTTCTTTCGGATATTTGCTTAATTGGCCGCCTACATATACACCGTAAGTGCCCCCTTCGTCTTCACGTACCTTGGCTGTATAAACCAAGTCGAGAATCTGGCTGGTCATACTCAGCAGGATGTCATTTTTCAGGTCGTACTTGCAGTCACCGTTCAGCAGGACAAAGTTCGACGCTTTGGCAGTTTCCTGCTTCCGTACGAATTCGTTCTTATAAACTCCCTGGCGCATGTCCACTTTATTGTCCTTGAATGTTTCCTTGCGGTTGATGGCAGGCAGTGAACCCAGGTACTCGGCGATGAGTGGTTTCATTTCCTCCACATTCACATTTCCTACAAAGATAAAGGTAAAATCGCTGGCATCTTTGTAGCGGTCTTGATACATGGACAGAATCTTGTCATAATCCATCTTGTCAATCATGTCCGCCTTTATTCTGGCTCTTCTGGGATGGTGCATGTAAATACCGGCCGAGACAGAGTCACTGAACGCTACCTGGGGATTCATTTCCATATTCTGCAAAGCAGCTTTGTTGCGGTTCTTGTAGGATGCGAAGGCATCGTCGTCACGGCGTGGAGCGGTGAACGTCAAGTAAGTGAGCTGCATCATTGTTTCGAAGTCTTTCGGTGAACAGCTGCCATTGACGGTTTCTGTCTTGTCACCGATACCATAGCTGACGGAAGCTTTCTTGCCGGCCAGAACTTTTTCCAGGTCTACGGCACTGAAATTACCCAGACCACCGACACTCACTGCATCCAGTCCGTTGATGTTGATGATTTCCGAGTCGGGGAACAGGGAACTACCGCCTAGGCTGACTCCCTTCATGCGGATTTCGTCTGCCTTGAAATCTGTCTTCTTGATAATGACCTTGACTCCGTTGGAGAGTGTCAGCGTTGTAGTGCCGAATGTATCATCTGTCTGCTCGGATACAATCTTTCCGCCTTTCAGGGCTTCGGCCATCAAAGGTTCATCCGACACCTTGTCTACGTAGGCAGTCAGTTTTTCAGCTTTAATATCTTTCAGAATCTTCTTGATTGCATCTTCTGTCGGCATTTTCAATCCTTCCTTATCCGGACCGAGAATTGCGACTACCTGGTTACTGTCTGTCACGAGGGCTTGCATCATCTGGTTCAGTGCGGCAACCGGAATGGCGGGAGCTATCTGATTGATGATGGCGTATTCGTTTTCGATGCCCGGAATCGGTTCGTTATCGAGGAAATGACGGACATATTCATCCACGTACTCTTCATTCTTGCGTTTGTCACGCTCGTTATAAGCAGATTCCAGTTGGCGCAGATATTCGGCACGGGCACGGTTGTATTCCGTTTCCGTAAAGCCGAATTGGCGGGCGCGTTCTGTTTCGCGCAGGAGAGTGGCTATTCCATTTTCTATGGCATCTTCCTTGCAGACAACGACACCGGTGAAGGCATCTTTGGTTTTGGCAACAAAGAAATCATCGTCATAAGTGGCGGCATATATATAAGGAGGATTGGCGGTCTGTACCAATTCGTTCAGACGCGCATTCAGCATATTGTTGATGAGCGTGGTTGCATAATTCTGTACCAGATAGCCCATGTCGCCTTTCTGCTCGTCAGGAGTGGCTTCGTGCTTGTTGAAGATGAGGGCTTGTACATTGGACTGTTCCTTGTCCTGATAAACCAATACAATAGGCTCCTTGTTGTCGTTTACCGGATAGTACTCGCGTTTGGCAGCATTGGGCTGGGCGGGAATATCAGAAAACATTTTCTTGATTTGGGCTTCGATGGCGTCCACATCTATATCGCCAACTACCACAATACCCTGAAGGTCCGGACGGTACCACTTTTCATAGTAGTCTCTCAAAGTTTGCGGTTTGAAGTTCATAACGACCTCCATCGTTCCGATAGGGAAACAAGTGGCATACTTCGTTCCTTCGAACATGACTGGAAGCATCTTCTCCTGGAAGCGTTGTATGGCGCTCATACGGGTGCGCCATTCTTCGTTGATGACTCCGCGTTCTTTGTCTATTTCCTTCGGGTCCAGGGTCAAATCGTTACTCCAGTCGTGCAGAATCAGCAGGCAGGAGTCGATGGCTCCCGGAGTAGTGACCGGCACATTGGAAATGTTGTATACGGTTTCGTCTACGGAAGTATAGGCGTTCAAGTTCTCACCGAATTTCACCCCGATACGCTCCAGGTATTGCTTCAGTGCATCACCGGGGAAGTGGGTCGTTCCATTGAAACACATGTGTTCCAGGAAGTGGGCAAGGCCGCGCTGGTCGGCTTCTTCCTGAATGGAGCCTACCTTTTGGGCAATGTAAAAGTCGGCCCGGTTTGCAGGCTGGCTGTTCTTGCGGATATAATAGGTCAATCCGTTGTCCAACTTTCCGATACGGACATTTTTGTCGACCGGGATAGGCGGCATTTGCTGTGCAAATACCTGCTGAAAATTGCAGCAAAGAATTAACGCTACAATCCATAAACCACGTAATAGATGTTTCATATTATTATGAATTTAAATTGTTCTTGAACTATCTGTCGGACAGCCCTTGGATAAATCACAACTTCTGTTGTTTTTTTCGGATTCCATTCCGGATAAATGGAATTTATCTGACTGCTTCCCGGATGCGGACCAATTTGGTCAGCAGGTCTTCCAGCAGGTCGAGTTTCAGCATGTTGGCGCCGTCACTCTTGGCTACGGCGGGATTTTCGTGGGTTTCGATGAACAGTCCGTCTACACCTACGGCAACACCGGCTTTGGCTACGGTCTCGATAAGTTGCGGCATACCTCCCGTGACGCCACTGGTCTGGTTGGGCTGTTGCAAGGAGTGGGTTACATCCAGGATGACGGGGAAACCGAAGGTCTGCATTTCGGGGATGCCGCGATAGTCGATGACTAAATCCTGATAACCGAAAGTAGTTCCGCGTTCCGTCAGCATGACGTTCCTATTGCCTGCTTCCACTACTTTATCAGCCGCAAAGCGCATGGCAAGCGGAGAGAGGAACTGCCCTTTCTTGATGTTGATGGTTTTTCCGGTTTTGGCGGCGGCTACAAGCAGGTCTGTCTGCCGGCAGAGGAAGGCGGGAATTTGCAGAATATCCACATATTCGGCAGCCATGGTGGCTTCTTCGGCTGCATGAATGTCGGTCACGGTAGGTACTCCGAAGGTGGTGTGCACTTTTTGCAGTATCTTCAGCGCCTTTTCGTCGCCGATGCCCATAAAGGAATCCAGGCGGGAGCGGTTGGCTTTGCGGTACGACCCTTTGAATACATAGGGGATTTGCAGTTTTTCGGTGATAGTCACGATACGTTCGGCAATGCGCATTGCCATTTCTTCTCCTTCGATGACACATGGACCTGCCAGTAGGAAGAAGTTTCCGGCGGGATTATTCTTTAATTCAATCATAGGTTGTTACTGATTAAGTATTTTCAATTGGGTATAATCAATGTTATTGCTTCATGCAGTACGCTGATGTCCAGTGGAAAATGACGGTCGAGAATACGTCCGTCCAAATCGACAGAGGCATTTTGCGCACGCAGCACTTTTACTTTTTGCGTACGGTAGGGCATCACTACCTTATGGTTCAGAATCCGCCCTTGGATAAGCATCCACAATCCCGACCATAGTTGCAGCAATTCGGGACGGTAAATGACGGAAACATCCAGCCAGCCATTATAGGGCACTGCACTAGGCGCTTGTCCGTATCCCCACGCACTGCCTATGCAGACAGTCATGATGCGTCCGCGTATATGCTCGCCGTTTATCTTGAGATGCATGCGGTACAGCTTCCGTTCGAAGATAATGGATAGCAGTGCCATGAAGTAAGAGAGGAACTTCACTCCCCAGAAACGCTTGCACTGGTCGGTGATTTTCACGATACGGGCTCCCAGGCCTATGTTGATGGCATTGAGAAAGTAGCGTGTCAGATGCTTTTCACCGTCGTAATAATAGCAGGTACCCACGTCTATTTTCCGGCGGCGGTTGTTGATGATGCAATCCACCGCTTTCTTGTAGTCCGAACTCATTTCCCAATAGTCGGCAAAGTCATTTCCTATACCATTGGGGATGATGCCGATGGCTATATTCTCCTTGTCCGGTGCATTGGAAAGCATGATGCCGTTAATGACGTCATTCAGTGCGCCGTCACCGCCTACTACAACAATGGTGCGGTAGCCGTTGTTGGCAAGGATACCTGCCAGACGCTCTACCGAACCGAACCCTTCGGACTGCACATAGTCGTAAGGCACACCTTTGCTGTCCATGTATTCTTTGATTTCTTTCCACCGTTTCTGCACTTTCCGTGTTCCGGCTTTGGGGTTGTATATTACTCCCAACTTTTCGGGTTCTGCACTCATGATTCTATTTACAATTTGACTATTTACTATTTACGATTTAAATCACCCGGTCACTTTATCGTTTCATCATCCTTCCAACTTCTTCTTTACAAAAGCTATCTTTTCTTCCATCGGCCACCGGGCATTCATCCAATGGATGGTAAATCCACGCCGTTCCATACCGCGGAACCAGGTCATCTGGCGTTTGGCAAACTGGTGGATGGCTGTTTCCAGTTGCGTGAACATCTCTTCATAGGTCAACTTGCCGATGAGATAAAGTGTCAGATACTTGTATTCCAGTCCGTAATAGATGAGGTCATCCGGTTGGATGCCTTGCTCTATCAGAAGGCGCACTTCGTCTATCATTCCTTCTTCCAGGCGCTGGTGCAGGCGGCGGGTGATTTTCTCCCGACGCAATTCCCGGTCGATGTCCACACCTATGATGAGACTGTTCATCTGGGGGAAGGAACGTTCGTCTACTGGGGTATGGGCATAATACTCTTCGATTTCGATGGCTCGTATGGCACGTTTGGCTGTGTCCACGTCCGTGGTATTGTGCAGGCTTTTGTAACCTTTCAGTATGTCGGTCAGTTCTTCCAGCGATTTGTCTGCCAGACGGGTGCGCAACTCGGGATTCTCGGGTACGGGCAGCAGACGGTAGCCTTTCAGTACTGATTCGAGATACATTCCGGTTCCTCCACATACAACGGGCAGGCAACCTTTTTGTTTAATAGTCTCGTAAGCATTCAAGAAATCACGCTGATACTCGAAAACATTGTACTTATAGCCCGGGGCGGCTATGTCGATGAGGTGATGGGGAATCTGTTTCCCGTCGACGGTATAGTCAGCAAGGTCTTTGCCGGTGCCTAGGTCCATCCCCCGGTAGATTTGCCGTGAATCGGCACTGATGATTTCCGTATGGAGTTCGGCGGCCAAGGCGGCTGCAAATGGAGTCTTTCCTGAAGCGGTAGGCCCTAATATGGCGATTAAATCATAGTCTGGCATATATAAGTTCTTGTTAATCTCACTACAAAGATAGTGCAAACCGAATGCAGAATAAAATGAACTCGTTCATTTTTTATGCTGAGGTGCAGCTTATCTTCGTGTTAGTGCAAAGATAATGCAAACTGGGAGTATAATGGAAAGAACTTGCTCATTTTTTTACGTGATGCTATACCTTCTTTTCTACTTTGAAGCAGAAAAAGTGAAAAAGGACGTGAAAACGAGCATTAATCTTATTAAAATGTGTTATGAAACATGCTTTTTTTCTTGGAAAGTTTGTCAATGTCCCAAAAGTCCGTACATTTGCAATGTGTTTTTCATAGTATTAGATTTAAGGTTAACAAAGGTTGGAGTACAGCGGTACTCCTTTTTTTATGCCCTAAACTGAACTTTGGCACTTTTTTTCTATATTTTTACACTATATATTGAATGAACAAACATATTCACCTCTTATGAAGCTCTGTATATAGCTACGCTCAACGAATAGCCCTGCTTGATAAAGCTATTCAGCTATCTGGCAAACGATGACCCGTTTGCCACAGAGATTGTGTATCCTTTTATTCATGAATTTGCAGGATGGCATGCTGTACTTGTACAGTGTGTTGTTTTGTGCTATTTTATTGTTGAGCAATGCATTATACATATAAACAGATATGGCTTATCAACTTTCCGGTAATGATGAGCATTTTGATGGAGCAGCTGATAAATATAACCGATGCTGTTTTCTTAGGTCACGTTGGCGAGGTGGAATTGGGAGCATCTGCCATTGCGGGGATTTATTATTTGGCGGTCTACATGCTTGGGTTTGGGTTTAGTATCGGATTGCAGGTGATGATTGCCCGAAGGAATGGAGAATGTGACTATGGTAAGGCTGGGAAGATATTCTTTCAAGGTTTCTTCTTTTTATCGGGATTGGCCATTTTGCTTTGTCTGCTGATGCAGGCAAGTTCTCCTTTCATATTGGGAAGGTTGATTTCCTCGCCGGAGATTTATCGGGCTGTAATTCAATATCTGGACTGGCGCAGTTTCGGTTTGCTGTTTTCGTTTCCGTTTTTGGTTATCCGTTCTTTTCTTGTGGGAATAACATGCACTCGGGCATTATCGTGGGCTGCTGCCGTTGCAGTAGTGATTAATATTCCTTTGAATTATATTCTGATAATTGTTGGAGGACTGGGAATATCGGGAGCTGCCATTGCTTCTTCTCTGGCAGAGATGGGTTCTTTGGTGATGCTTCTTTTCTATGTATGGCTGAAAATAGATAAAGGGAAATATGGATTGAAACCGGTATATGACGGAAAGCTGTTGGTGGATGTGCTGAGCTTGTCGGTATGGAGCATGCTTCATGCCTTTATCAGCGTGGCTCCGTGGTTCTTGTTTTTTGTGGCGGTGGAACATTTGGGTAAAACGGAATTAGCCATTTCCAATATTACGCGAAGTGTATCTGCTGTCTTTTTTGTAATAGTCAATTCTTTTGCGGTCACTACGGGTTCGCTGGTCAGTAATGCGATTGGGGCTGGAGAAAGGAGGGCTGTTTTCATTATCTGCCGTAAGATACTGAGGTTGGGCTATTCTGCTGGATTTCCACTGATAGGGGTAGCTGTATGTTATAATCGCTTGATAATAGGAATCTATACAGATAACGAACTGTTAACAGAGCAGGCTTTCATCCCTTTTGTTGTGACGTTGCTGAATTATACCTTTGCCTTGCCAGGCTATGTATATCTCAACGCAGTTGGAGGGACCGGTAAAACCCGGATTACTTTTCTTTTCCAAGTGACTACCACTGTCGTGTATCTGGGGTATCTTTATTGGTTAAGCGCTTGCACTCATGCATCCTTGGCTATTTACTTAACGGCAGAATACCTTTTTGTGATTTTGCTGGCACTGCAATCGGTTTTCTATTTAAGAAGTAAACAATATTAGAAACATATCGAATTATGATGACTAAAATATATCCGCGTACGGGAGATAAGCAAACCGTATATCTTAATGCTGTTGTAAAGGATCCTCGAATAGAGGTTGGTGACTATACTATTTATAATGATTTTGTAGCTGACCCTTTGTTGTTCGAGAAAAACAATGTGCTGTATCATTACCCCATCCATCAGGAGAGGCTGGTTATTGGTAAATTCTGTTCCATTGCTTGCGGTACGAAATTTCTGTTCAACTGTGCCAATCATACGTTGAAATCTCTGTCTACTTATACATTTCCTTTATTTTACGAAGAGTGGGGATTGAAGAAATCGGACATAACGGATGCATGGGATGACAAAGGAGATATTATAATAGGTAATGATGTTTGGATTGGTTATGAAGCGGTGATAATGGCTGGTGTTCATATAGGAGATGGGGCGATTATTGGTGCACGTGCTGTTGTGACTAAAGATGTTCCCCCTTATACAATTGTAGGGGGAACTCCTGCCAAAGAAATCAGGAAACGTTTTGATGAGGATGTGGTGAAGAAATTATTGCGGCTGCAATGGTGGGATTGGTCGATTGATGAGATACGCTGTTACTTGCCGCATCTTGTACAAGGCTGTTGGGATAGATTTCCTTAATAATCCATCATCAGTGAGTTGCCGGTCTTGCCTCGTGAAATGTCAAGGTTAGGCGGTGCATAGCTCTGGTTACAGCTACATAAAGCATACTCTTGTCAATCTCCGAACGGTAATTTCTCTCATCCGTCTGTGGAATAATGACTTCGTCAAACTCGAGCCCTTTTGCCATGTGGGCAGAGGTGATGACGATGCCTTGCACAAATGCGGAGCTTTGACTTGATAGGAAGCTGATATCATTGGCATATGATTTCAGCATGTCTGCCATCTTCCTGGCTTGCTGCTCCGTCTTGCATATGATGCCAAGAGACTTATATCCGGATTTCCGGTAAGTGGAGATTAGCCCCATAATGCCGGACAGTTCTTCTACGGCACTGCCGAACTGCAGGATTTGTGGCTTTTCTCCATGCCGGGCAACCGGTTCCAGCTCTGCGTTAGGATGAATCTTTTGCGCAAAATCCGTAATCTCGAAGGTGGAACGATAACTCTTACACAATTTCATGATTTCACTTGCAGTAAGTGACTTTTGGATAGTTTCTGCTGTGGATGAACCATAAGGATTCACGGACTGTCCTGCATCGCCCAACACGGTTTTCCGGCATGGAAAGAGTTTCTGTATTACCTTGTACTGTATGGGCGAATAGTCCTGCATCTCATCTATCAACAGATGTTTGACTCTGAATGGCTGGTTCCCGTTTCCCTCCAATGCCAAGTGTAGGTATGCCAGCGGTGCCAAGTCTGAGTATTCGAGTGTATGTCCCTTTCGCATTTTGAACATTCCGGGATTATTTGTCCATTTAAAGAAATCTTTGTAGACTTGAATGTCGTTATTGCCTGCAAACATTAGTCTGATTTCTTTTTTCAAAAGGTTTCTGCCGGTGGTGGTTACCGTAAAGGTGTATTGTATTTTCAACATATCCAGCATATAATCAGCCATAGCATCAAATCGTCGGCGTATGGGATAACGGTTGAAACGTAGGTACTGTTCTTCAATAAACGGGGCAGGTATGGTGATGTATTTGGTCAGCTTCACGTCTGCTGCCTTGAAGTAGGTGTTCTCTATGTGGAGGATAAACTTGTCAAGCTCTGAAATGAAGCCGAAAGAGGCTTTATAGGCTATTCTGTCGATGAGGCTTGAGGATGGCTTTTCTAACAGTTCATTCACTAGCCCGAAGTATGTTTGGTACTTATATTTGTGTTCCAACACTCCGGAGAGTATTTGTTCCATACTGGTTTCGGGCACGGTTTCTTCCCCAAGTTCGGGGAGGACGTTGGAGATATAATCGGAAAACACTTTGTTGGGGGAGATAATCAGAATATCTTTTGATGAGATGCTGTCTCTGAAGGTATAGAGCAGGTAGGCTATGCGGTGCAGGGCTATGGATGTTTTTCCAGAGCCGGCCACTCCTTGAATAATAAGCGTGCGGATATCTTCGTTGCGGATAATCTGGTTCTGTTCCCGTTGGATGGTGGCAACGATATTTTTCATCTTGTCATCTGCATTGGAACTTAACTCTTTTTGCAGAATGTCGTCATGGACGGTCAGGGCACTTTCAATCATAAATTCCATTTTGCCGCCCCGAATTCTGTATTGGCGTTTTAGGGAAATTACTCCTTTAATCTCTCCCGATGGAGACCGATAGCCTGCTTCTCCTAATTCATGGTCATAGAACATGCTCGAAACGGGTGCTCGCCAGTCATGGATAAGGGTAGCTCGACTTTCCGGGTCATAGAAGGTATG
This genomic window contains:
- a CDS encoding M16 family metallopeptidase; this encodes MKHLLRGLWIVALILCCNFQQVFAQQMPPIPVDKNVRIGKLDNGLTYYIRKNSQPANRADFYIAQKVGSIQEEADQRGLAHFLEHMCFNGTTHFPGDALKQYLERIGVKFGENLNAYTSVDETVYNISNVPVTTPGAIDSCLLILHDWSNDLTLDPKEIDKERGVINEEWRTRMSAIQRFQEKMLPVMFEGTKYATCFPIGTMEVVMNFKPQTLRDYYEKWYRPDLQGIVVVGDIDVDAIEAQIKKMFSDIPAQPNAAKREYYPVNDNKEPIVLVYQDKEQSNVQALIFNKHEATPDEQKGDMGYLVQNYATTLINNMLNARLNELVQTANPPYIYAATYDDDFFVAKTKDAFTGVVVCKEDAIENGIATLLRETERARQFGFTETEYNRARAEYLRQLESAYNERDKRKNEEYVDEYVRHFLDNEPIPGIENEYAIINQIAPAIPVAALNQMMQALVTDSNQVVAILGPDKEGLKMPTEDAIKKILKDIKAEKLTAYVDKVSDEPLMAEALKGGKIVSEQTDDTFGTTTLTLSNGVKVIIKKTDFKADEIRMKGVSLGGSSLFPDSEIININGLDAVSVGGLGNFSAVDLEKVLAGKKASVSYGIGDKTETVNGSCSPKDFETMMQLTYLTFTAPRRDDDAFASYKNRNKAALQNMEMNPQVAFSDSVSAGIYMHHPRRARIKADMIDKMDYDKILSMYQDRYKDASDFTFIFVGNVNVEEMKPLIAEYLGSLPAINRKETFKDNKVDMRQGVYKNEFVRKQETAKASNFVLLNGDCKYDLKNDILLSMTSQILDLVYTAKVREDEGGTYGVYVGGQLSKYPKEKALLQIVFETAPAKREKLMQIIFAELDNIAKAGPSEGDLNKVKEFMLKKHAEDLKENSYWLGSIDEYLFTGMNPIKDYEQIVNSITVKDIQKFTDDLFKQKNEIEVSMISPETPDKE
- the kdsA gene encoding 3-deoxy-8-phosphooctulonate synthase, which encodes MIELKNNPAGNFFLLAGPCVIEGEEMAMRIAERIVTITEKLQIPYVFKGSYRKANRSRLDSFMGIGDEKALKILQKVHTTFGVPTVTDIHAAEEATMAAEYVDILQIPAFLCRQTDLLVAAAKTGKTINIKKGQFLSPLAMRFAADKVVEAGNRNVMLTERGTTFGYQDLVIDYRGIPEMQTFGFPVILDVTHSLQQPNQTSGVTGGMPQLIETVAKAGVAVGVDGLFIETHENPAVAKSDGANMLKLDLLEDLLTKLVRIREAVR
- a CDS encoding diacylglycerol/lipid kinase family protein, coding for MSAEPEKLGVIYNPKAGTRKVQKRWKEIKEYMDSKGVPYDYVQSEGFGSVERLAGILANNGYRTIVVVGGDGALNDVINGIMLSNAPDKENIAIGIIPNGIGNDFADYWEMSSDYKKAVDCIINNRRRKIDVGTCYYYDGEKHLTRYFLNAINIGLGARIVKITDQCKRFWGVKFLSYFMALLSIIFERKLYRMHLKINGEHIRGRIMTVCIGSAWGYGQAPSAVPYNGWLDVSVIYRPELLQLWSGLWMLIQGRILNHKVVMPYRTQKVKVLRAQNASVDLDGRILDRHFPLDISVLHEAITLIIPN
- the miaA gene encoding tRNA (adenosine(37)-N6)-dimethylallyltransferase MiaA — encoded protein: MPDYDLIAILGPTASGKTPFAAALAAELHTEIISADSRQIYRGMDLGTGKDLADYTVDGKQIPHHLIDIAAPGYKYNVFEYQRDFLNAYETIKQKGCLPVVCGGTGMYLESVLKGYRLLPVPENPELRTRLADKSLEELTDILKGYKSLHNTTDVDTAKRAIRAIEIEEYYAHTPVDERSFPQMNSLIIGVDIDRELRREKITRRLHQRLEEGMIDEVRLLIEQGIQPDDLIYYGLEYKYLTLYLIGKLTYEEMFTQLETAIHQFAKRQMTWFRGMERRGFTIHWMNARWPMEEKIAFVKKKLEG
- a CDS encoding MATE family efflux transporter is translated as MHYTYKQIWLINFPVMMSILMEQLINITDAVFLGHVGEVELGASAIAGIYYLAVYMLGFGFSIGLQVMIARRNGECDYGKAGKIFFQGFFFLSGLAILLCLLMQASSPFILGRLISSPEIYRAVIQYLDWRSFGLLFSFPFLVIRSFLVGITCTRALSWAAAVAVVINIPLNYILIIVGGLGISGAAIASSLAEMGSLVMLLFYVWLKIDKGKYGLKPVYDGKLLVDVLSLSVWSMLHAFISVAPWFLFFVAVEHLGKTELAISNITRSVSAVFFVIVNSFAVTTGSLVSNAIGAGERRAVFIICRKILRLGYSAGFPLIGVAVCYNRLIIGIYTDNELLTEQAFIPFVVTLLNYTFALPGYVYLNAVGGTGKTRITFLFQVTTTVVYLGYLYWLSACTHASLAIYLTAEYLFVILLALQSVFYLRSKQY
- a CDS encoding CatB-related O-acetyltransferase, with translation MMTKIYPRTGDKQTVYLNAVVKDPRIEVGDYTIYNDFVADPLLFEKNNVLYHYPIHQERLVIGKFCSIACGTKFLFNCANHTLKSLSTYTFPLFYEEWGLKKSDITDAWDDKGDIIIGNDVWIGYEAVIMAGVHIGDGAIIGARAVVTKDVPPYTIVGGTPAKEIRKRFDEDVVKKLLRLQWWDWSIDEIRCYLPHLVQGCWDRFP
- a CDS encoding HelD family protein; its protein translation is MAFNQTEKQEKEYLKQIISFLKKVIGNTDASVKDHVDTLAEYKDYIWSNKDIDPHEIRSMRESILNHFALGESVINKHKRLTKILAIPYFGRIDFLEKKENSKVMPIYIGIHTFYDPESRATLIHDWRAPVSSMFYDHELGEAGYRSPSGEIKGVISLKRQYRIRGGKMEFMIESALTVHDDILQKELSSNADDKMKNIVATIQREQNQIIRNEDIRTLIIQGVAGSGKTSIALHRIAYLLYTFRDSISSKDILIISPNKVFSDYISNVLPELGEETVPETSMEQILSGVLEHKYKYQTYFGLVNELLEKPSSSLIDRIAYKASFGFISELDKFILHIENTYFKAADVKLTKYITIPAPFIEEQYLRFNRYPIRRRFDAMADYMLDMLKIQYTFTVTTTGRNLLKKEIRLMFAGNNDIQVYKDFFKWTNNPGMFKMRKGHTLEYSDLAPLAYLHLALEGNGNQPFRVKHLLIDEMQDYSPIQYKVIQKLFPCRKTVLGDAGQSVNPYGSSTAETIQKSLTASEIMKLCKSYRSTFEITDFAQKIHPNAELEPVARHGEKPQILQFGSAVEELSGIMGLISTYRKSGYKSLGIICKTEQQARKMADMLKSYANDISFLSSQSSAFVQGIVITSAHMAKGLEFDEVIIPQTDERNYRSEIDKSMLYVAVTRAMHRLTLTFHEARPATH